The proteins below come from a single Triticum aestivum cultivar Chinese Spring chromosome 5D, IWGSC CS RefSeq v2.1, whole genome shotgun sequence genomic window:
- the LOC123123636 gene encoding mucin-5AC, with protein MEAPALSLVLCMLLLSHGSAQARKTVPGVTVAAGAEDGSLGRESFMGRVVDVSSNSRRRRELLGGARETTARDVFAPVTNPVTVPATNPASPGGIVTVPATNPGTGTGFPTNPNLPPLYPEPSATPDPTTMPAPFTNPVAAPTMPAPFTAPVTNPATTPTPVPGTSPITNPATMYPGGGAGGGVAVGSAPTTPVYQAPATTVPTPTTVQPAAGAGTGQSTWCVAKAGVTEAALQDGLDFACGMGGADCSALQPMGSCYNPNTIQAHASYAFNAYYQRSPSPASCDFGGAGMLVATNPSSGTCMFQTSSGSGSAAGYNPAVTGTTGPVGVTPSFGPVGTTTGTGPAVSSGGSGSTVLNANNYPGGTSMYGPGNPAGFSDTSSGAASLNCSWVMSLIWMFTFAYVKVKV; from the exons ATGGAGGCTCCGGCTCTCAGCTTGGTTTTGTGTATGCTCCTGCTCTCGCACGGCTCGGCGCAGGCCAGGAAGACCGTGCCCGGCGTGACGGTAGCCGCCGGCGCCGAGGACGGGTCGTTGGGCAGGGAGAGCTTCATGGGTCGTGTTGTCGACGTCTCGAGTAATTCGCGGCGCCGGCGGGAGCTCCTTGGGGGAGCCAGGGAGACGACGGCTCGAGACGTGTTCGCGCCGGTGACGAACCCGGTGACGGTGCCGGCGACGAACCCGGCGTCCCCGGGCGGCATCGTCACCGTGCCGGCGACCAACCCGGGCACGGGCACCGGGTTCCCCACCAACCCCAACCTCCCGCCGCTGTACCCGGAGCCGTCGGCCACGCCCGACCCGACGACGATGCCGGCGCCGTTCACGAACCCGGTCGCCGCGCCTACGATGCCGGCGCCGTTCACCGCCCCGGTCACCAACCCGGCCACGACGCCGACGCCGGTCCCCGGCACGTCGCCAATCACCAACCCGGCCACTATGTACCCGGGCGGGGGTGCCGGTGGCGGCGTCGCCGTCGGGAGCGCGCCGACGACCCCGGTGTACCAGGCGCCGGCGACGACGGTGCCGACGCCGACCACAGTGCAGCCGGCGGCGGGGGCCGGGACAGGGCAGTCCACGTGGTGCGTGGCCAAGGCCGGGGTGACGGAGGCGGCGCTGCAGGACGGGCTGGACTTCGCGTGCGGCATGGGCGGCGCCGACTGCTCGGCGCTGCAGCCCATGGGCAGCTGCTACAACCCCAACACGATCCAGGCGCACGCCTCCTACGCCTTCAACGCCTACTACCAGCGCAGCCCCTCGCCGGCCAGCTGCGACTTCGGCGGCGCCGGCATGCTCGTCGCCACCAACCCAA GTTCAGGAACTTGCATGTTCCAGACATCGTCAGGTTCAGG TTCTGCCGCCGGCTACAACCCGGCAGTGACCGGCACCACAGGGCCGGTGGGCGTGACGCCAAGCTTCGGGCCGGTGGGCACCACGACGGGGACGGGACCGGCGGTCAGCAGTGGAGGGTCAGGCTCGACGGTGCTGAACGCGAACAACTACCCCGGCGGGACCTCGATGTACGGCCCGGGCAACCCGGCGGGCTTCTCCGACACCAGCAGCGGCGCCGCCTCCCTGAACTGCAGCTGGGTCATGTCTCTGATCTGGATGTTCACCTTTGCTTATGTCAAGGTGAAGGTGTAG